A region from the Aquimarina sp. ERC-38 genome encodes:
- a CDS encoding pyruvate dehydrogenase complex E1 component subunit beta, with product MKTLQFREAICEAMSEEMRNDESIYLMGEEVAEYNGAYKASKGMLDEFGSDRVIDTPISELGFAGIGVGSAMNGNRPIIEFMTFNFSLVGIDQIINNAAKMRQMSGGQFNIPIVFRGPTASAGQLGATHSQAFENWFANTPGLKVVIPSNPKDAKGLLKSAIRDDDPVIFMESEQMYGDKGEVPEGEFTIPLGVAEIKREGSDVTIVSFGKIIKEAYKAADELAKEDISCEVIDLRTVRPLDLDAIFTSVKKTNRLIILEEAWPLANIASEITYQVQANIFDYLDAPILKINTADTPTPYSPVLLEEWLPNSEDVVKAVKKVLYK from the coding sequence ATGAAGACATTACAGTTTAGAGAAGCCATTTGCGAAGCGATGAGTGAAGAAATGCGTAACGATGAATCCATTTATTTAATGGGTGAAGAAGTTGCCGAGTACAATGGTGCTTATAAAGCTAGTAAAGGAATGCTGGACGAATTTGGTTCGGACCGTGTGATTGACACTCCGATTTCTGAACTTGGTTTTGCCGGAATTGGGGTAGGTAGTGCGATGAACGGTAACCGTCCTATCATTGAATTTATGACATTTAACTTCTCCCTGGTAGGTATTGACCAGATTATCAACAATGCAGCAAAGATGCGGCAAATGAGCGGTGGACAGTTTAATATCCCTATCGTCTTTAGGGGTCCAACTGCTTCTGCCGGACAATTAGGAGCTACGCACTCGCAGGCTTTTGAGAACTGGTTTGCCAATACCCCGGGTTTAAAAGTGGTAATCCCTTCGAACCCTAAGGATGCTAAAGGCCTTCTAAAATCGGCAATTCGTGATGATGATCCGGTTATTTTTATGGAGTCTGAGCAAATGTACGGAGATAAAGGTGAAGTACCTGAAGGAGAGTTTACCATACCTCTAGGTGTTGCTGAAATTAAAAGAGAAGGTAGTGATGTAACAATTGTTTCTTTTGGTAAGATTATCAAGGAAGCTTATAAAGCAGCAGATGAGCTTGCTAAAGAAGATATCTCTTGTGAAGTTATCGATCTAAGAACCGTTCGACCTCTAGACCTGGATGCTATTTTTACTTCAGTTAAAAAAACCAATCGATTGATTATCCTGGAAGAAGCCTGGCCATTAGCTAATATTGCTTCTGAAATCACCTATCAGGTACAGGCAAATATTTTTGATTACCTGGATGCTCCTATCTTAAAGATCAATACAGCAGATACGCCGACCCCTTATTCTCCGGTATTATTAGAAGAATGGTTGCCTAATAGTGAAGATGTTGTTAAAGCTGTCAAAAAAGTGCTCTATAAATAA
- a CDS encoding inorganic diphosphatase: protein MSAATKDSFDVLIEIPKGSRNKYEYDFDIKKIRYDRMIFSSMMYPADYGFIPETLALDGDPLDVLVLVTEPTFPGCVIEVKPIGVFHMADEKGPDEKIICVPVSDPIAMQFHDLKELNPHLIKEIEHFFQVYKDLEKKKVDVGGWGNAEKAREIIQLCVKRFEELEDRPKGLFSIY from the coding sequence ATGAGTGCAGCAACTAAAGATAGTTTTGATGTCTTGATTGAGATTCCGAAAGGAAGCCGTAATAAATATGAATACGATTTTGATATAAAAAAAATACGATACGACCGGATGATCTTTTCATCGATGATGTACCCGGCGGATTATGGGTTTATCCCGGAAACCCTGGCACTTGACGGAGACCCACTGGATGTTTTGGTATTAGTAACTGAACCTACTTTTCCGGGTTGTGTCATTGAGGTAAAACCCATTGGAGTATTTCATATGGCAGACGAGAAAGGGCCGGATGAAAAGATAATTTGCGTTCCGGTATCCGATCCTATTGCCATGCAGTTTCATGATTTAAAAGAATTAAACCCACATTTAATAAAAGAAATTGAGCATTTCTTTCAGGTTTATAAAGATTTGGAAAAAAAGAAAGTTGATGTTGGAGGTTGGGGCAATGCCGAAAAAGCACGCGAAATTATTCAATTATGTGTGAAACGTTTTGAAGAATTAGAAGACCGACCTAAAGGCTTATTTAGCATTTACTAG
- a CDS encoding DUF6624 domain-containing protein, whose amino-acid sequence MKEKLPLYWIIFYTLILVGCDNNLIEVEDNDIVFMIRSNTLDLSKANFFIKNKETDLITFYAVKDSFGVNYYKDKEGVIKKVVLTPNTYKDDLLQFQTDASKPAFLDSMLLKNVDCNEFLSILPDIFERDQKSRTSGLDIKQHDSLNQIKIIPFLEKCGIPSPQKTSFKGMLAIFLTIQHSDKEIISYYYPMFECATMERKMSKSILAFMQDRLMVHNNKDQIYGTQKAAIGKFEILNKENVNKRRAEMGMKPIKLDNL is encoded by the coding sequence TTGAAAGAGAAATTGCCTCTTTACTGGATAATTTTTTACACGCTAATTCTAGTAGGTTGTGATAATAATTTAATTGAAGTTGAGGATAATGATATAGTTTTTATGATTCGTTCCAATACACTGGATTTGAGTAAGGCTAATTTCTTTATAAAAAATAAAGAAACAGATTTAATCACATTTTATGCTGTAAAAGATTCGTTTGGAGTAAACTATTATAAAGATAAGGAAGGGGTTATTAAGAAAGTAGTTTTAACTCCGAATACCTATAAAGATGATTTGCTACAATTTCAAACTGATGCAAGCAAACCTGCGTTTCTGGATAGTATGCTTCTAAAGAATGTGGATTGTAATGAATTTTTATCCATATTACCAGATATATTTGAAAGAGACCAAAAATCAAGAACTAGCGGTTTAGATATAAAACAACATGATTCCTTGAACCAGATAAAGATCATTCCTTTTTTAGAAAAGTGTGGTATTCCCAGTCCCCAAAAAACTAGTTTTAAAGGTATGTTAGCTATATTTTTAACCATACAACATTCAGATAAAGAAATAATATCTTATTACTATCCAATGTTTGAATGTGCAACTATGGAACGTAAAATGAGTAAAAGTATTTTAGCTTTTATGCAGGATCGATTAATGGTTCATAATAATAAGGACCAAATTTACGGAACACAAAAGGCTGCAATTGGAAAATTTGAAATATTAAATAAAGAAAATGTAAACAAACGTAGGGCAGAAATGGGAATGAAACCTATTAAATTAGATAATTTATAA
- a CDS encoding sodium-translocating pyrophosphatase encodes MESNLIYVPIAMAILGLLFMFVKMSWVKKQAPGSDKMQQISKSIKEGALAFLAAEYRLLVIFVIIASLALFGISTLVATTSWMIVPAFIIGAIFSALAGNIGMRIATDANARTAEAAKTSLPKALKVSFGGGTVMGLGVAGLAVLGLSLFFLFFIGQFMNGTGSPYENMTVVLESLAGFSLGAESIALFARVGGGIYTKAADVGADLVGKVEAGIPEDDPRNPATIADNVGDNVGDVAGMGADLFGSYVATVLAAMVLGNYVIRDMSVNTVFTDEFGNMGPILLPIVIAGVGILASIIGTFLVGIKDNNAKEAQVQKALDLGNWAAILLTLVASYFLIDWMLPAEMQMSFFGEGLKIIPSIHVFYAAIIGLAVGALISMVTSYYTSLGKKPVLNIVQNSATGAGTNIIAGLAVGMKSTFASVILFAAAIYGSYELAGFYGVALAASAMMATTAMQLAIDAFGPIADNAGGVAEMSELDPEVRERTDILDSVGNTTAAVGKGFAIASAALTALALFAAYVTFTGIDGINIFKADVLAMLFVGGMIPVIFSALAMQSVGKAAMEMVHEVRRQFREIPGIMEGTGTPEYAKCVDISTKAALKEMLLPGVITIVTPILIGLLFGAEPLGGYMAGVCVSGVMWAIFQNNAGGAWDNAKKSFEAGVSINGEMTYKGSDAHKAAVTGDTVGDPFKDTSGPSMNILIKLTCLVGLVIAPLLGNHGVTKASASTLDMENVPNLSVSHMKVDLKVIDKKTTAYTNYLLEDAKEVQKDCTGSLFSVR; translated from the coding sequence ATGGAATCAAACTTAATTTATGTACCTATTGCTATGGCTATTTTGGGGCTTTTGTTCATGTTTGTAAAAATGTCCTGGGTCAAAAAACAAGCTCCCGGATCGGATAAAATGCAACAGATTTCTAAAAGTATTAAAGAAGGTGCTTTAGCTTTTCTTGCTGCGGAATATCGACTACTGGTGATCTTTGTCATTATAGCTTCCCTGGCATTATTTGGTATTTCTACCCTGGTAGCAACGACCAGTTGGATGATTGTTCCGGCGTTTATTATTGGGGCTATCTTTTCAGCACTAGCCGGTAATATCGGGATGCGAATTGCTACGGATGCAAATGCGCGAACTGCCGAAGCTGCCAAAACCAGTTTACCTAAAGCTTTAAAAGTTTCTTTTGGCGGGGGTACGGTGATGGGATTAGGTGTTGCCGGGCTGGCAGTATTGGGATTAAGTTTATTCTTTTTATTTTTTATTGGTCAATTTATGAATGGTACGGGGTCACCGTATGAAAATATGACGGTAGTGTTAGAATCCTTAGCCGGATTTTCTTTGGGAGCCGAATCTATTGCCTTATTTGCCCGTGTAGGTGGTGGTATTTATACAAAAGCAGCCGATGTAGGAGCTGACCTGGTAGGTAAAGTAGAAGCCGGAATTCCCGAGGATGACCCTCGTAATCCGGCAACCATCGCGGACAACGTAGGTGATAATGTAGGAGATGTTGCGGGAATGGGAGCGGATTTATTTGGCTCATATGTTGCAACGGTCTTAGCTGCCATGGTTCTGGGAAATTATGTAATCAGGGATATGTCAGTAAACACAGTGTTTACCGATGAATTTGGAAATATGGGACCGATTTTATTGCCTATTGTCATTGCAGGTGTAGGTATTTTAGCCTCCATTATTGGGACTTTCCTGGTAGGTATTAAAGATAATAATGCCAAAGAAGCCCAGGTTCAGAAAGCTCTGGACTTAGGGAATTGGGCAGCTATTCTTTTAACCCTGGTAGCCAGTTACTTTCTTATCGATTGGATGTTACCGGCTGAGATGCAAATGAGTTTCTTTGGCGAAGGTTTAAAGATTATCCCATCGATTCATGTGTTTTATGCTGCAATTATCGGTCTGGCAGTAGGGGCTTTAATTTCTATGGTTACCTCCTACTACACCAGTTTAGGTAAAAAACCGGTATTAAACATTGTACAAAATAGTGCCACCGGAGCCGGAACTAATATTATTGCCGGATTGGCGGTTGGGATGAAGTCCACTTTTGCATCAGTAATCTTATTTGCCGCTGCTATTTACGGGTCGTATGAACTTGCCGGGTTTTACGGGGTAGCACTGGCAGCTTCTGCGATGATGGCTACTACCGCTATGCAGTTGGCTATTGATGCCTTTGGTCCTATTGCCGATAATGCCGGGGGTGTTGCTGAAATGAGCGAATTGGACCCCGAAGTCCGGGAGCGAACAGATATCCTGGATTCGGTGGGAAATACTACGGCTGCGGTAGGAAAAGGTTTTGCAATTGCTTCAGCAGCCCTGACCGCCCTAGCCTTGTTTGCTGCTTATGTCACCTTTACAGGTATTGATGGAATTAATATTTTTAAAGCTGATGTATTGGCCATGTTATTTGTAGGCGGAATGATACCGGTTATTTTTTCGGCCTTAGCCATGCAATCCGTAGGAAAGGCAGCCATGGAAATGGTTCATGAGGTACGTAGACAATTTAGAGAAATACCGGGTATTATGGAGGGTACAGGTACACCGGAGTATGCCAAATGCGTGGATATCTCTACCAAAGCGGCATTAAAAGAAATGCTTTTACCGGGTGTTATTACTATTGTTACTCCTATTTTGATCGGTTTGCTCTTTGGTGCTGAACCTTTGGGAGGATATATGGCAGGTGTTTGTGTCTCCGGGGTAATGTGGGCTATTTTTCAAAATAATGCCGGAGGTGCCTGGGATAATGCTAAAAAATCCTTTGAAGCTGGTGTATCTATTAACGGCGAAATGACTTATAAAGGTTCTGATGCGCATAAAGCAGCGGTTACCGGGGATACGGTAGGAGACCCTTTTAAAGACACTTCGGGTCCTTCTATGAATATTTTAATTAAACTTACCTGCCTGGTAGGATTGGTTATTGCCCCTTTACTTGGAAATCACGGAGTCACTAAAGCTTCTGCTTCTACCCTAGATATGGAAAATGTACCGAACCTAAGTGTTAGTCATATGAAAGTAGATTTAAAAGTTATTGATAAAAAAACAACAGCTTATACAAATTACTTACTAGAAGATGCTAAAGAAGTTCAAAAAGATTGTACGGGTTCTCTTTTTTCAGTAAGATAA
- a CDS encoding electron transfer flavoprotein subunit alpha/FixB family protein: MSVLVYTENEEGKFKKAAFEVASYAKEIANMLGTSVTAVTFNATDSAELGTYGVDKVLEVKDDKLTTFTAKAYADAIGQAAKKEGASVVVVSSSADSKFLAPMLAVHLDAGYVSNVVALPESSTPFVVKRTAFTNKAFSLTEISTECKILGLSNNAFGLKESEDAATVESFTPELTDADFAVSVTSVDKATDQVSIADAEVVVSGGRGLKGPENWGMIEDLASVLGAATACSKPVSDMGWRPHGEHVGQTGKPVASNLYIAVGISGAIQHLAGINASKTKVVINNDPEAPFFKAADYGIVGDAFEVVPQLIEKLKEFKANNA; the protein is encoded by the coding sequence ATGTCAGTTTTAGTATATACCGAAAACGAAGAAGGAAAATTTAAAAAAGCAGCTTTTGAAGTGGCATCTTATGCAAAAGAGATTGCTAATATGTTGGGTACTTCGGTGACCGCCGTTACTTTTAATGCAACGGATAGTGCCGAATTAGGAACCTATGGAGTAGATAAAGTGCTGGAAGTTAAAGATGATAAATTAACCACTTTTACTGCCAAAGCATACGCTGATGCCATTGGGCAGGCAGCAAAAAAAGAAGGAGCTAGTGTAGTAGTGGTAAGTTCCAGTGCTGATAGTAAGTTTTTGGCGCCTATGTTAGCCGTACATCTGGATGCGGGATATGTTTCTAATGTAGTCGCCTTGCCTGAAAGTTCAACACCTTTTGTAGTAAAAAGAACAGCTTTTACTAATAAGGCTTTTAGCTTGACTGAAATTAGTACAGAGTGTAAGATTCTTGGATTATCAAACAACGCTTTTGGCTTAAAAGAAAGTGAAGATGCAGCGACTGTAGAAAGTTTTACACCGGAATTGACCGATGCGGATTTCGCAGTTAGTGTTACTTCTGTCGATAAAGCAACCGATCAGGTATCTATCGCAGATGCTGAAGTAGTCGTATCCGGGGGCAGGGGATTAAAAGGTCCTGAAAATTGGGGAATGATTGAAGATTTAGCTAGTGTATTAGGTGCTGCCACTGCATGTAGTAAACCGGTGAGTGATATGGGATGGCGTCCGCATGGAGAACATGTAGGACAAACCGGAAAACCGGTAGCTTCTAATTTGTATATAGCAGTCGGAATCTCTGGCGCAATACAACATTTAGCAGGAATTAATGCCAGTAAAACCAAGGTGGTAATTAATAATGACCCGGAAGCTCCTTTTTTTAAAGCAGCAGACTACGGAATTGTAGGAGATGCATTTGAGGTTGTACCTCAATTAATTGAAAAACTAAAAGAATTTAAAGCAAATAACGCATAA
- a CDS encoding bifunctional nuclease family protein — protein MSLVRLNIKGISYSQTQNGAYALILSEMEGDRKLPIVIGAFEAQSIAIALEKEIKPPRPLTHDLFKNFADRYEIVVKQVIIHKLVDGVFYSSIICERDKIEEIIDARTSDAIALALRFQAPIFTYKNILDQAGIYLKVNPKKGEEDADSMLVDELVSEDLQVIGKETSYQDLSLDELNRMLEQAVSNEDYELAARIRDEISKRN, from the coding sequence ATGAGTTTAGTTCGCTTGAACATTAAAGGAATATCGTATAGTCAAACGCAAAACGGAGCATATGCATTGATTTTAAGTGAGATGGAAGGAGATCGTAAGTTGCCAATTGTTATTGGTGCTTTTGAAGCTCAATCTATTGCTATTGCCCTGGAAAAAGAAATAAAACCTCCCCGGCCTCTAACTCATGACCTGTTTAAAAATTTTGCAGATCGTTATGAGATTGTGGTAAAACAGGTAATCATTCACAAATTAGTAGACGGAGTATTTTATTCCAGTATTATTTGTGAACGAGATAAAATCGAAGAAATTATTGATGCCCGTACCAGTGATGCGATTGCCTTAGCTTTACGTTTTCAAGCGCCAATTTTTACTTATAAAAATATCCTCGATCAAGCAGGAATTTATCTAAAAGTAAATCCGAAAAAAGGGGAAGAAGATGCTGATAGTATGCTAGTAGATGAATTGGTTTCTGAAGATTTACAGGTAATTGGTAAAGAAACCAGCTACCAGGATTTATCGCTGGACGAACTGAATCGAATGTTAGAACAAGCCGTTTCTAATGAAGATTACGAACTTGCCGCCCGGATTCGGGACGAAATTTCAAAAAGAAACTAA
- a CDS encoding DUF5686 and carboxypeptidase-like regulatory domain-containing protein, translating to MLFRKLVIFLTLITGFQILAQTKVSGRVLDSQKNPVPFANLVLANSTIGTISDENGTFYLESDKNHDAVTVSFIGFETKTVPLTQKATYKLDIILEEQANSLDEVVIYKGKTSKKNNPAIDILEKIWKYRRENGVKKFKQYTYDKYEKLEFDLNTIDSSLINSPIFNGMEFIFKDIDTSRITGKTYLPIFLNEAISKVYGDNELNEEKEILQGNKNAGFSNNQTLIAFIKDLYSDYDIYENYLQFFDKSFTSPLSKTGVSIYNYVLTDSAYVDNKYCYNITYYPRRKNELTFKGDFWVNDTTWAIKEINLEVSKSANINWVKDLYIEQEFEVLNDSVFLITKDYFQSDFALNKKEKSRGIYGKRTTLYDHYQFDRKKDPKFYRSQIDPYNKDVYNREDSFWQEARMENLNKDEQKVYTLLDTLKTVKAFKRLYNVGTVLASGYIEFDGWDYGPLFSTFGYNDIEGIRLRAGGRTYFTPNDQWRIEGYGAYGFRDDQFKYGISGKWLLDRKSRLTVSAGNRRDVEQLGASLTNTNDVQGRSLASSAVITIGDNTRLTSINLSAFSMQIEPRRNFIIGVTGSYRTLKPADRNLFSLDFIDPETGELRQEIKQAEIATQLSYFPGRKTTGYGVDRLIVNDGDYAQLFLNYGVGLDHILGSDFEYEKLQFLYRQPWNIGGFGRLTSSVEIGKTFGEVPLGLLSVVPGNQTLFSIYNTFPLLNFYEFVTDTYVSTHLEHNFNGRIFSRIPFLRKLNLRELVGLRGVWGELSEESLLLSEPSNEVLLAPDDQVYWSYSLGVGNIFKIFRIDFHFRGNYFDNPDARKFGVTGAFGFSF from the coding sequence ATGTTGTTCAGGAAACTAGTTATTTTTCTGACCTTGATAACCGGTTTTCAAATTTTAGCACAAACTAAAGTAAGCGGCCGGGTGCTGGATAGCCAGAAAAATCCGGTACCTTTTGCGAACCTGGTTTTAGCAAATTCAACTATAGGTACGATCTCTGATGAAAATGGTACTTTCTACCTGGAATCCGATAAGAATCACGATGCGGTTACCGTTTCTTTTATTGGTTTTGAAACCAAAACCGTTCCGCTCACCCAAAAAGCTACTTACAAACTTGATATTATCCTGGAAGAGCAGGCTAATTCTCTAGACGAAGTGGTTATTTACAAAGGAAAGACTTCCAAAAAAAATAATCCCGCTATTGATATCCTTGAAAAAATCTGGAAGTATCGTAGGGAAAATGGGGTTAAAAAGTTTAAACAATATACTTACGATAAATATGAAAAGTTAGAATTTGATTTAAATACCATTGACAGTTCGTTAATTAATAGTCCGATCTTTAATGGTATGGAATTTATCTTTAAAGATATTGACACTTCCCGGATTACCGGAAAAACCTACCTTCCTATTTTTTTAAATGAGGCTATTTCTAAAGTGTATGGAGATAATGAACTAAATGAGGAAAAAGAAATTTTACAGGGTAACAAGAATGCCGGGTTTAGTAATAATCAGACCTTGATTGCTTTTATTAAAGATTTGTATTCGGATTATGATATTTATGAAAATTACCTTCAATTTTTTGATAAGAGTTTTACCAGTCCGCTTTCTAAAACTGGAGTAAGCATTTATAATTATGTACTCACGGACAGCGCTTATGTTGATAATAAATATTGTTATAACATTACCTACTACCCACGCCGAAAAAATGAGCTTACTTTTAAAGGAGATTTTTGGGTAAATGATACCACCTGGGCGATTAAAGAGATTAACCTGGAGGTTTCTAAAAGTGCTAATATCAATTGGGTTAAAGATTTATACATCGAACAGGAATTTGAGGTATTGAATGATTCGGTTTTTTTAATTACCAAGGATTATTTTCAGTCGGACTTTGCGCTTAATAAAAAGGAGAAGTCCCGTGGAATTTATGGGAAACGAACGACACTTTACGATCACTATCAGTTTGACCGTAAAAAAGACCCGAAATTTTACCGAAGCCAAATTGATCCGTATAATAAAGATGTATACAATCGTGAAGATAGCTTTTGGCAGGAAGCACGTATGGAAAATTTAAATAAGGATGAACAAAAAGTATACACTTTATTAGACACGTTAAAAACGGTAAAAGCTTTTAAACGTTTGTACAATGTAGGTACAGTTTTAGCTTCCGGTTACATTGAGTTCGACGGTTGGGATTACGGACCCTTATTTTCTACTTTTGGGTATAATGACATTGAGGGGATTCGCTTACGGGCGGGAGGACGCACTTATTTCACCCCAAATGATCAATGGCGGATTGAAGGGTATGGTGCTTATGGTTTTAGAGACGATCAATTTAAGTACGGAATTTCCGGTAAATGGTTGCTGGATAGAAAGAGTAGGTTAACCGTATCTGCCGGAAACCGACGAGATGTAGAACAGTTAGGTGCTAGTTTGACTAATACCAATGATGTACAGGGGAGAAGTTTAGCTTCTTCAGCAGTAATCACTATTGGGGACAATACAAGGTTGACATCAATTAATCTTTCTGCTTTTTCTATGCAAATTGAACCCAGGCGTAATTTTATTATTGGGGTTACCGGATCTTACCGTACTTTAAAACCGGCAGACCGTAATTTATTCAGCCTTGATTTTATCGATCCGGAAACCGGAGAACTGCGCCAGGAAATCAAACAAGCGGAAATTGCGACCCAACTTTCTTATTTTCCAGGCCGGAAAACCACCGGGTATGGGGTAGACCGCTTAATAGTGAATGACGGAGATTATGCCCAGTTATTTCTGAATTATGGAGTAGGTCTGGATCATATTTTAGGTAGCGATTTTGAATATGAGAAACTTCAGTTTTTATACCGGCAGCCCTGGAACATCGGTGGATTCGGTAGGTTGACCAGTTCTGTTGAAATTGGTAAAACTTTTGGAGAAGTTCCCTTAGGTTTATTGAGCGTAGTGCCGGGGAATCAAACTTTGTTTTCTATTTATAACACCTTCCCGTTACTTAATTTTTATGAGTTTGTTACAGATACGTATGTTTCCACACATCTGGAACATAACTTTAATGGACGTATTTTTTCACGTATTCCTTTTCTCAGAAAGCTAAACCTTCGGGAACTGGTAGGGTTACGAGGTGTCTGGGGAGAACTTTCTGAGGAAAGTTTACTACTTAGTGAGCCGTCAAATGAGGTATTGCTTGCCCCTGATGATCAGGTGTATTGGTCTTATAGCCTGGGAGTCGGTAATATTTTTAAAATCTTCCGAATTGATTTTCATTTTAGAGGAAATTACTTCGATAATCCGGATGCCCGGAAGTTTGGAGTTACCGGGGCTTTTGGGTTTTCTTTTTAG
- a CDS encoding electron transfer flavoprotein subunit beta/FixA family protein — protein sequence MKILVCISHVPDTTSKINFTEEDTKFDTNGVQFVINPNDEFGLTRAMWFKEKQGASVDVVNVGGPETEPTLRKSLAIGADNAIRVNANPTDGFYVAKQLAKVVQDGGYDLVIAGRESIDYNGGMVPGMLAALIDANFVNTCIGLEIEGETVTAIREIDGGKETSKTSLPLVIGGQKGLVEESDLRIPNMRGIMMARKKPLNVVEPVEASEETKAQKFEKPVPKGEVTLIPADDVGKLVDLLHNEAKAI from the coding sequence ATGAAAATATTAGTATGTATTAGTCATGTTCCTGACACTACTTCTAAAATTAACTTTACAGAAGAAGATACAAAATTTGATACAAACGGAGTTCAATTTGTTATAAATCCTAATGATGAATTTGGATTAACCCGTGCCATGTGGTTTAAAGAAAAACAAGGAGCCTCAGTAGATGTAGTGAATGTAGGTGGTCCGGAAACAGAGCCTACCTTACGTAAATCTTTAGCCATAGGAGCTGATAATGCTATCAGGGTCAATGCAAATCCTACCGATGGATTTTATGTTGCTAAGCAACTAGCAAAAGTAGTACAAGACGGAGGTTATGATTTAGTTATTGCCGGACGTGAATCTATTGACTATAACGGAGGAATGGTTCCAGGGATGTTAGCTGCTCTAATTGATGCTAATTTTGTAAATACCTGTATCGGCTTGGAAATTGAAGGAGAAACAGTAACCGCTATTAGAGAGATTGACGGAGGTAAAGAGACTTCAAAAACGTCCTTGCCCCTGGTAATAGGTGGGCAAAAGGGATTAGTAGAAGAAAGTGATTTACGTATTCCTAATATGAGGGGGATTATGATGGCACGTAAAAAACCGCTCAATGTGGTAGAACCTGTTGAAGCTTCTGAAGAAACTAAGGCTCAAAAGTTTGAAAAACCAGTGCCTAAAGGTGAAGTTACCCTAATTCCAGCAGATGATGTGGGAAAATTAGTGGATTTACTTCATAATGAAGCCAAGGCTATATAG
- a CDS encoding App1 family protein: MFRKKPYRINTYLSYGTLQHFRAQGRALEYQGVNFEGNTNVWQTLKNIYKQFESDEIRNTALEIKLSNGTSFETTTDKEGYFKIDEVLQEPYLLTDQDDWLPYTVSFKNTTDHKIIDHNIFKGKMLLPERNASYGIISDIDDTILHTGVASVFKWRLVANTFFKNFDRRMPLEGTSEFYKKLHSGKKGDVLNPIFYVSNSPWNLHDYLAAFLSKNQFPEGPILLRDFRNPFEAKPKKQLPHKEAEISTILESYPELKFILIGDSGEKDADIYIKTAKKFPGRILAIYVRNVNHLKRDSRITELLDTFNEIPTLLVKTSQQAEEHAKKHGFIS; the protein is encoded by the coding sequence ATGTTTAGAAAAAAACCATATCGTATTAACACGTATTTGAGTTACGGAACACTTCAACACTTTAGGGCACAAGGTCGCGCCCTAGAATACCAGGGAGTTAATTTTGAAGGAAATACCAATGTATGGCAAACTTTAAAAAATATATATAAACAATTTGAAAGCGACGAGATACGAAATACAGCATTAGAGATAAAATTATCTAACGGTACTTCTTTTGAAACTACTACGGACAAAGAAGGCTACTTTAAAATAGATGAGGTACTACAAGAACCGTATTTACTAACGGATCAGGATGACTGGTTACCTTATACCGTATCTTTTAAAAACACTACGGACCATAAAATAATAGATCATAATATCTTTAAAGGAAAGATGTTGCTTCCGGAGCGAAATGCTTCTTACGGAATTATTAGTGATATCGACGATACTATTTTACATACGGGTGTTGCTTCTGTTTTTAAGTGGAGATTGGTTGCCAATACTTTTTTTAAAAATTTTGACCGCCGTATGCCTTTAGAAGGAACTTCCGAATTTTATAAAAAGTTACATTCCGGTAAAAAAGGTGATGTGCTAAATCCTATTTTTTATGTAAGTAACAGTCCCTGGAACCTCCATGATTATTTGGCTGCTTTTTTGTCTAAGAATCAATTTCCGGAAGGTCCAATCTTACTACGGGATTTTAGGAATCCATTTGAAGCCAAACCAAAAAAGCAATTACCTCATAAGGAAGCAGAAATTAGTACTATCCTGGAAAGTTATCCGGAATTAAAATTTATCCTTATTGGGGATAGTGGAGAAAAAGATGCTGACATTTATATAAAAACAGCAAAAAAATTTCCAGGAAGGATATTAGCGATCTATGTGAGAAATGTAAATCATTTAAAACGAGATAGCCGGATCACCGAATTATTAGACACTTTTAATGAAATTCCTACCCTGTTAGTAAAAACTTCCCAACAGGCAGAAGAACATGCTAAAAAACATGGTTTTATAAGCTGA